TCGAGTCGATGTCCCGTGCGCCATTCGTGGTACCACGGCCGGACGAAGCGCTCCCGCACAAGATGGAGATGGCTGACACGCGGCTCGGCTGGCGCCTGGTGAACCCGAAGATGAAGGAACTGCACGGCCTGCTGGCCATGGGCGAGACGGCCGAGGAGGTGGCGAACCGGTACGACGTGGGCCGGGAGCGGCAGGACGCCTTCGCGCTGCGCTCGCACCGGCTGGCCGCGGCCGCCTGGGACGCAGGGCACTTCGACGCCGAGGTGCTGGCGGTGACGAGTCCGGCCGGAGACTCGGTCGGCCGGGACGAGTGCATCCGCCCGGACACCTCGCTGGAGAAGCTCGCCGGGCTCAAGCCGGTGTTCCGCAAGGGCGGCAGCGTCACGGCCGGGAACTCCTCGCCGATGAACGACGGTGCCGCGGGCCTTGTGCTGGCCTCCGAGGCCGGCCTGGCCAAGCTCGGCGTCGAGCCGCTGGCGCGGTACGTGGCCGGCGCTTCCGCGGGCGTGCACCCCGACGTGATGGGCATCGGCCCGATCCCCGCCGTCGGCCGGGTGCTCACGCGCACCGGCTGGAAGATCGCGGACGTCGAGACCGCCGAGCTCAACGAGGCCTTCGCCGCGCAGGCGCTGGCCGTGACGGACGGGATCGGCATCGATCCCGAGCTGGTCAACCCGTCCGGCGGCGCCATCGCCCTCGGACACCCGCTGGGCTGCTCCGGCGCCCGGATCGTCACCACCCTGGTCCACCGGATGCGCCGGGAGGGGCTGCGCCGCGGCCTCGCCGCCATGTGCGTGGGCGTGGGCCAGGGCACCGCCGTACTCATCGAAGGGATCTGACCCATGGGACACCGGTTCGAGGGCAAGGTGGCCATCGTCACCGGCGCCGCGCAGGGCATCGGCGCCGCGATCGCCCGCCGCCTGGCCTCGGAGGGCGCGGCCGTGGCCGTGGCCGACCTGACCGCCGAGCGCGGCGCGGAGACGGTCGAGGCGATCGTCAAGGACGGCGGCCGGGCCGTGGCCTTCGGCGCCGACGTCTCGCAGACCCCTGAGGTCCAGGGCCTGGTCGCGGCCGTGGTCGCCGAGTTCGGCCGGGTCGACGTGCTGGTCAACAACGCCGGCATCACCAAGGACAACCTGCTGTTCAAGATGACCGACGAGGACTGGGACGCGGTCATCAACGTCAACCTGCGCAGCGCGTTCCTGATGAGCCGCGAGTGCCAGAAGCACTTCGTGAAGCAGAAGTACGGCAAGATCGTCTCGCTCTCCTCCCGTTCCGCGCTGGGCAACCGCGGCCAGGCCAACTACGCCGCGTCCAAGGCCGGTGTCATGGGCCTGACCGCGACGCTGGCGATCGAGCTCGGCCCCTACGGCGTCAACGTCAACGCGGTCGCCCCCGGCTACATCGCCACGGCCATGACCGACGCCACCGCGCGCCGCGTCGGCCTGGACCCGGAGGAGCTCAAGAAGCTGGCCGCGGATCAGACCCCGGTGCGCCGCGTCGGCGAGCCCGAGGACATCGCCGCCACCGTCGCGTTCCTCGCCGCGGACGAGTCCTCGTTCATCTCGGGCCAGACGATCCAGGTGAACGGGGGCGCGAACCGATGAGTCCTGTTGCACTGCAGGCGACTTCGCTCAAGGGCATGGTCGGCGAGCAGATCGGCACCAGCGAGTGGGTGACCATCGAGCAGGATCGGATCGACAAGTTCGCCGAGGCCACCGGCGACCACCAGTGGATCCACGTCGACCCCGCGCGCGCCGCGGACGGCCCGTTCGGTTCCACCATCGCGCACGGATTCCTCACCCTGTCGCTGATCCCGGCGCTGGCCTGGGAGGTCTACACGATCGAGGGCGCACGCCTGTCGATCAACTACGGCCTGAACAAGCTGCGCTTCATCAGCCCGGTCAAGGTCGGCTCGCGGGTCCGTGCGCACCTCGCCCTCACCGGCGTCGAGGACGTGCCCGGCGACGCGCTGCAGGTGGCCACGACGGTGACCATAGAGCTCGAGGGCGCGGAAAAGCCCGCGGCAGTAGCCGAAACGCTCTCGCGGATTTATCTTTAGCGCCGTTCACGGCAATTCGTAGAAGGACCTGAAGGACGGAGTAGGACGGGGCAATGACGCTCTCCCTCGCCGCGGTGCTCGCGGAACCGGCTTGGCGGACGCCGGACAAGACCGCCGTGATCCAGGGGGCCGAGGCCCTGTCCTACGCCGAGCTGTGGGAGCAAGCCCGCGCCCAGGCCGCCGCGCTGATCGGACTCGGCGTGCAGCCGGGCGACCGGGTGGCGCTGATGGCGCCGAACGTGCTCGATTTCCCGCGCACGTACTACGCGGTGCTGGCCGCGGGCGGCGTCGTGGTGCCGGTGCACATGCTGCTGACGCCGGAGGAGATCTCTTACATACTCCGCGACAGCGGCGCGAAGGTCCTGATCGCACACGCGATCCGGGCCGAGGACGCGATCAAGGCAGCCGCGCTGGCCGAGATCCCGGTGCGCATCGTGGGCCCCGTCCCGGCCGAGGCACCGGTGCCGAAGCTGGCCGACGACGTCGCCGGTGTGAAGCCGCTGCAGACCTACATCTCGCGGATGCCCGAGGACCCGTGCGTGGTCATCTACACCTCGGGCACCACCGGCAAGCCCAAGGGCGCGGTCCTCACCAACCTCAACATGGTGATGAACGCGACGATCAACGGCTTCGACTGCCTCAACACCCTGAAGTCGGACATCTCGCTCGGCTGCCTGCCGTTGTTCCACATCTTCGGCCAGACCGTCTCCATGAACACGATCTTCCGCGTCGGCGCGACGGTGGTCTTCCAGCCCCGCTTCGAGCCCGACGAGGCGATAGAGCTCATGCTCGAGCACGGCGTGAACACCTTCCACGGCGTGCCGCAGATGTATCTGGCCCTGGTCCAGGCGGCGAAGCAGCGCAAGGCGGCCGGCCGGGAGCGGCTGCCGCAGCTGAAGATCGCGGTCTCCGGCGGCGCTTCGCTGCCGGCCGCGGTACTGGAGGCTTTCAACGAGATCTTCGACGCCGACGTCCTGGAGGGCTACGGCCTGTCCGAGACCTCGCCGACGGCCACCGTCAACCAGCCCGCGCTCGGCACGCGGGCCGGCACGGTCGGCCACGCGGTCTGGGGCGTGGAGGTGGAGATCGCCAAGGCCGAGGTCGAAGGCCGGATCGAGCTGGTCGAGCGCGGCGAGCTCGGCGAGGTGGTGATCCGCGGCCACAACGTGTTCGCGGGCTACCTGGGCAACGACGAGGCGACCGCCGCCGCCATATGTGACGGTTGGTTCCGCACCGGCGACCTCGGCACCAAGTCCGCCGACGGCTTCGTGAGCATCGTGGACCGCAAGAAGGACATGGTGCTGCGCGGCGGCTTCAACGTCTATCCGCGCGAGGTGGAGGAGACGTTGCTGCGCCACCCCGCCGTCAGGGACGTAGCCGTGATCGGCCTGGCCGACGAGGTACACGGCGAGGAGATCTGCGCCTGCGTCATCCTGCAGGACGGGCACGAGCTGACCGCCGAGGAACTGATCAGCTGGTCCAAGGAGTACCTCGCCAAATACAAGTACCCGCGTCGGGTCGAGTTCCTGACGGAGTTCCCGTTGGGCCCGTCGATGAAAGTGCTCAAGCGGGAACTGCGCGACCGATTCAGCTGAACACGCTCGGTTTTCAGGCCGCCGCGTCGCGAGGCCCGGGCCGAATGGCCCGGGCCTGCATCTTCTTATCCTGTGGTTCTTCCTGCGGGGCTCGTCAGGTCAGCTGCAGGCGCCACCGTAGACGCACAGGTGCGAGGCGATCGTGGAGAGCTGGCCGGCATCGTCGTATGTCGTCGAGAGCTTGGTCCCATTCTGGATTTCGACGTAGGCGATGGTGCTGCCCCGCAGGACGAGGTACTCGCGGTTGTAGGCCGCGATATCCACGTAGTGGGGGCTGTCCGGCACAGTCAGCCAGGAAGCGCTGGTCGTCCCGTCACCGGCGGTCTTGGTGACCGTCGCCCCGGGACGGCAGGAGGAGCTGTACTGGCTCTGCAACCAGGTGAACGTCTGCTGGGCGGACGCGGCGTCGGCGAAGAAGAAGATCCACTGGTGCGCAGTGTGGCCGCTGGTGAGGCCGCCGGCTGTGAACCGCTCCGGGATCGGTCCAGACTCTATGGCTGGGGTTCCAACTGCGGTTTTGACTGTGTGAGGTAGAACTCTGTCTCGTACTCTACGGGTGGGACGTGACCTATCTCACCGTGCAGCCGGGTGTTGTTGTACCAGTCGATCCACTCGGCGGTGCCCAGTTCGACGTCGGTCAGGGTGCGCCAGGGGCCGCGCCGGTTGATCAGCTCGGTCTTGTACAGGCCGATGGTCGACTCCATCAGGGCGTTGTCGAGGGCGTCGCCCACCGTGCCGATCGAGGCGGCGATGTTCTCGCCGGCCAGATGGGCCGCGAGACGGAAACTCGTATATTGAGAACCCGCGTCGCTGTGATGGATCAAACCTTCCCGGTCCTGGCCGGCGCGGTCGCGCTGCCACAGCCCCATCTCCAGGGCGCCGAGCACGAGCGGTGTCGCCTTCGAGGTCGCGGCGGACCACCCGACGATGCGGCGGGAGAAGGTGTCGACGACGAAGGCGACGTAGACGGTCCCACCGTAGGCTTGTACATACGTGAAGTCGGCTACCCAGCAGCGGTTCGGCGCGGGGGCGACGAAGTTGCGCTGGACCAGGTCCGGGGCTCGCTCGGCGGACGGGTCGGGCACGGTGGTGCGCACCTTCTTCCCGCGCACCGCGCCAGACAGGCCCAGCTCGCGCATGAGGCGCTCGACGGTGCACCGGGCCACCTCCTGGCCGCGGCGGTTGATCTCCCGCCAGACCTTGCGGGCGCCGTAGACGCCGAAGTTCTCGCTGTGGACGCGGGCGATCAGCGCCTTGAGCTCGCCGTCGCGCACGGCGCGCGCCGAGGCCGGGCGCTTCTTGAAGTGGTAGTACGTGCTGGGATCGATACTGCAGCCGTGCGCGGTCAGCGCGGTGCAGATCGGCTCGACTCCGCCGAAGCGGTCCCGGTGCTCGTCGATGAACGCTACGAGCGTGTGTGTGGCCGGTCGAGCTCGGCCGCGAAGAAACTCGCCGCCGCCTTGAGGATCTCGTTTGCTCGCTTGAGCTCCGCGTTCTCCCGCTTGAGCCGCTTGATCTCCTCGGCCTCCGCCGTCGTGACGCCCGGGCGGGCACCGGCGTCGACCTCGGCCCGGCGCACCCAGTTCGTCAGCGTCTGGGCGGTGCCGATCCCGAGCTTCGCCGCGATCGACTTGATCGCCGCGTGCTCGGAGGGGTACTGGTCCTTCGTCTCCAGCACCAGGCGCACGGCCCGGTCACGGAGATCTTGTGGGTATGGCTTGCTCATGACGGACTTGATCCTTCCAAAAGATCAAGCCTGGATCAACTCCGGTACGGTTCAGACGTGCATGA
This genomic window from Actinospica robiniae DSM 44927 contains:
- a CDS encoding IS3 family transposase (programmed frameshift), with product MSKPYPQDLRDRAVRLVLETKDQYPSEHAAIKSIAAKLGIGTAQTLTNWVRRAEVDAGARPGVTTAEAEEIKRLKRENAELKRANEILKAAAKFLRGRARPATHTLVAFIDEHRDRFGGVEPICTALTAHGCSIDPSTYYHFKKRPASARAVRDGELKALIARVHSENFGVYGARKVWREINRRGQEVARCTVERLMRELGLSGAVRGKKVRTTVPDPSAERAPDLVQRNFVAPAPNRCWVADFTYVQAYGGTVYVAFVVDTFSRRIVGWSAATSKATPLVLGALEMGLWQRDRAGQDREGLIHHSDAGSQYTSFRLAAHLAGENIAASIGTVGDALDNALMESTIGLYKTELINRRGPWRTLTDVELGTAEWIDWYNNTRLHGEIGHVPPVEYETEFYLTQSKPQLEPQP
- a CDS encoding MaoC family dehydratase codes for the protein MSPVALQATSLKGMVGEQIGTSEWVTIEQDRIDKFAEATGDHQWIHVDPARAADGPFGSTIAHGFLTLSLIPALAWEVYTIEGARLSINYGLNKLRFISPVKVGSRVRAHLALTGVEDVPGDALQVATTVTIELEGAEKPAAVAETLSRIYL
- a CDS encoding glucose 1-dehydrogenase, which translates into the protein MGHRFEGKVAIVTGAAQGIGAAIARRLASEGAAVAVADLTAERGAETVEAIVKDGGRAVAFGADVSQTPEVQGLVAAVVAEFGRVDVLVNNAGITKDNLLFKMTDEDWDAVINVNLRSAFLMSRECQKHFVKQKYGKIVSLSSRSALGNRGQANYAASKAGVMGLTATLAIELGPYGVNVNAVAPGYIATAMTDATARRVGLDPEELKKLAADQTPVRRVGEPEDIAATVAFLAADESSFISGQTIQVNGGANR
- a CDS encoding thiolase family protein, yielding MQPVYIAAARRTPIGKLRGALSGIRPDDLAADVIRDLVAGLPGFDPAEIDDVYWGNANGAGEENRNVARMAVLLAGLPDSVPGASTNRLCASGMEAFTVAARTIGAGEADVVLAGGVESMSRAPFVVPRPDEALPHKMEMADTRLGWRLVNPKMKELHGLLAMGETAEEVANRYDVGRERQDAFALRSHRLAAAAWDAGHFDAEVLAVTSPAGDSVGRDECIRPDTSLEKLAGLKPVFRKGGSVTAGNSSPMNDGAAGLVLASEAGLAKLGVEPLARYVAGASAGVHPDVMGIGPIPAVGRVLTRTGWKIADVETAELNEAFAAQALAVTDGIGIDPELVNPSGGAIALGHPLGCSGARIVTTLVHRMRREGLRRGLAAMCVGVGQGTAVLIEGI
- a CDS encoding long-chain-fatty-acid--CoA ligase; this encodes MTLSLAAVLAEPAWRTPDKTAVIQGAEALSYAELWEQARAQAAALIGLGVQPGDRVALMAPNVLDFPRTYYAVLAAGGVVVPVHMLLTPEEISYILRDSGAKVLIAHAIRAEDAIKAAALAEIPVRIVGPVPAEAPVPKLADDVAGVKPLQTYISRMPEDPCVVIYTSGTTGKPKGAVLTNLNMVMNATINGFDCLNTLKSDISLGCLPLFHIFGQTVSMNTIFRVGATVVFQPRFEPDEAIELMLEHGVNTFHGVPQMYLALVQAAKQRKAAGRERLPQLKIAVSGGASLPAAVLEAFNEIFDADVLEGYGLSETSPTATVNQPALGTRAGTVGHAVWGVEVEIAKAEVEGRIELVERGELGEVVIRGHNVFAGYLGNDEATAAAICDGWFRTGDLGTKSADGFVSIVDRKKDMVLRGGFNVYPREVEETLLRHPAVRDVAVIGLADEVHGEEICACVILQDGHELTAEELISWSKEYLAKYKYPRRVEFLTEFPLGPSMKVLKRELRDRFS